A genomic window from Pseudogulbenkiania sp. MAI-1 includes:
- the fliR gene encoding flagellar biosynthetic protein FliR, whose product MIPISDLQINALVSLFVWPFARIMGLLLADPLFASRSAPARFKAGFALLLTLLLVPLLPPQPAIPLVSAEGMAVLVQQLLIGLGLGLVMRVVITAVEMAGFVMGTQMGLGFASFYDPINAAQVPTISRILTIFTFLLFLLMGGHQVVIATLLESFRTLPIGMTLPSDVFKALAHWGGHIFAWGLWLALPVVAALLVTNLAIGVMTRASPQFNIFTFGFPLTLMVGFAALYLAVPLMVPALEMFYRDAFSFMQGMLKAG is encoded by the coding sequence ATGATCCCGATCAGCGACCTCCAGATCAACGCGCTGGTCAGCCTGTTCGTCTGGCCTTTCGCCCGCATCATGGGGCTGCTGCTGGCCGATCCGCTGTTCGCCTCGCGCTCCGCGCCGGCGCGCTTCAAGGCCGGCTTCGCGTTGTTGTTGACGCTGCTGCTGGTGCCCTTGTTGCCGCCGCAGCCGGCGATCCCACTGGTGTCGGCCGAGGGGATGGCGGTGCTGGTGCAGCAGTTGCTGATCGGGCTGGGGCTGGGGCTGGTGATGCGCGTGGTGATCACCGCGGTCGAGATGGCCGGTTTCGTCATGGGCACGCAGATGGGCCTGGGCTTCGCCTCGTTCTACGACCCGATCAACGCGGCCCAGGTGCCGACCATTTCGCGCATCCTGACGATCTTCACCTTCCTGTTGTTCCTGCTGATGGGCGGGCACCAGGTGGTGATCGCCACCCTGCTGGAGAGCTTTCGCACCCTGCCCATCGGCATGACGCTGCCGTCCGACGTGTTCAAGGCGCTGGCCCATTGGGGCGGGCACATCTTCGCCTGGGGGCTGTGGCTGGCCTTGCCGGTGGTGGCCGCGCTGCTGGTGACCAACCTCGCCATCGGCGTGATGACCCGCGCCTCGCCGCAGTTCAACATCTTCACCTTCGGCTTTCCGCTGACGCTGATGGTCGGCTTCGCCGCGCTCTACCTGGCGGTGCCGTTGATGGTGCCCGCCCTCGAGATGTTCTATCGCGACGCTTTCTCCTTCATGCAGGGCATGCTGAAGGCAGGCTAG
- a CDS encoding flagellar basal body-associated FliL family protein yields the protein MAEEKKAEKKAGGSGNKLMIVVIALLLLVLVAVGGLAAYMFTSLHASAGDAHAEQAAEKPKKKEGPPIFEKLDTFVVNLAGNGGNMLQVDMQAELADEETKKKFTEYMPKIRSALILLLSSKSPDELATPEGKVKLKAQVKKIINESMDAGEEEPVENILFTAFIIQTQ from the coding sequence ATGGCGGAAGAAAAGAAAGCCGAGAAAAAGGCAGGGGGGAGTGGCAACAAGCTGATGATCGTCGTCATCGCTCTGCTGCTGCTGGTTCTTGTCGCCGTGGGGGGGCTGGCGGCCTATATGTTCACCAGCCTGCACGCATCGGCTGGCGACGCCCATGCCGAACAGGCGGCCGAGAAGCCCAAGAAGAAAGAAGGCCCGCCGATCTTCGAAAAGCTGGACACCTTCGTCGTCAACCTGGCCGGCAATGGCGGCAACATGCTGCAGGTGGACATGCAGGCGGAACTGGCCGACGAGGAAACCAAGAAGAAATTCACCGAGTACATGCCCAAGATCCGCAGCGCCCTGATCCTTTTGCTGTCGTCCAAGTCGCCGGACGAACTGGCCACCCCCGAGGGCAAGGTGAAGCTCAAGGCCCAGGTCAAGAAGATCATCAACGAATCGATGGACGCGGGCGAAGAGGAACCGGTGGAAAACATCCTGTTCACCGCTTTCATCATCCAGACGCAGTAA
- a CDS encoding flagellar assembly protein FliH, with product MKASSSNSIIPGEQVTEWRAWSPASFQDAAAPAPRAAEEPAVAAEGESPEPDEDPPLAASEEGDPAEEAPPSSYPTAAELEAIHQEAWQTGHEAGLAEGRLQGQAEALAEVSATFARHWEPLQALADQFADGLNRMEAELAHDILSFSVGLAERLVAAHLACDPCALESVLRQALSDLPATLGQARLRVNPDDLEVARAFLQQETPETVWQWLPDPSIARGGCIIDTAHLRLDLTLTARLDALKSALGLEPSTDDSPAA from the coding sequence ATGAAGGCCTCGTCGAGTAACTCGATCATCCCCGGCGAGCAGGTCACCGAATGGCGCGCCTGGTCGCCGGCCAGTTTCCAGGACGCCGCCGCGCCGGCCCCCCGCGCCGCGGAGGAGCCTGCCGTCGCGGCGGAGGGCGAGAGCCCGGAGCCGGACGAGGACCCTCCCTTAGCCGCGTCCGAGGAGGGCGATCCGGCAGAGGAGGCGCCGCCCAGTTCCTATCCCACGGCCGCCGAACTGGAGGCCATCCATCAGGAAGCCTGGCAGACGGGGCACGAGGCTGGTCTCGCCGAAGGGCGGCTGCAGGGGCAGGCCGAGGCGCTGGCGGAGGTGTCGGCCACCTTCGCCCGGCACTGGGAGCCCTTGCAGGCGCTGGCCGACCAGTTTGCCGATGGCTTGAACCGGATGGAGGCGGAGCTCGCGCACGACATCCTGTCGTTTTCGGTCGGCCTGGCCGAGCGGCTGGTGGCGGCGCATCTGGCCTGCGATCCCTGCGCGCTCGAGTCGGTGCTGCGCCAGGCCTTGTCCGACCTGCCCGCCACGCTGGGGCAGGCGCGTCTGCGCGTCAATCCCGACGACCTGGAGGTGGCGCGCGCCTTCCTGCAGCAGGAAACCCCCGAAACCGTCTGGCAATGGCTGCCCGACCCGTCCATCGCGCGCGGCGGTTGCATCATCGATACCGCCCATCTGCGCCTGGACCTGACCCTGACCGCCCGTCTCGACGCGTTGAAGTCGGCCCTGGGATTGGAGCCGTCGACCGATGACTCACCAGCTGCTTGA
- the fliG gene encoding flagellar motor switch protein FliG — MSDNGVHRSAVLLFSLGQAEAVEVFKYLGPKEVQKISLAMASINNLSHEDIDVVVNQFREECQARASLGASDEYLRNVLVEALGADKASNLLDKIMQGNDQSGIESLKWMDPSSAADLIRNEHPQIVATILVHLDPDLSSAILGYFPERLRNEVLIRTATLEGVQPQALRELNDVLTQLLSGSDRIKKSAAGGIALTAEILNFMGGNVEASALGYIREHDPELAQRIQDKMFVFENILDIDDRSIQTILREVQTDSLVVALKGTSQELKDKIFRNMSQRAAEMLRDDLEAKGPVKLSEVEAEQKEILKIVRKLADDGQIVLGSKGGDEGLVE, encoded by the coding sequence ATGAGTGATAACGGAGTGCACCGCAGCGCGGTGCTGCTGTTCAGCCTGGGGCAGGCCGAGGCCGTCGAGGTGTTCAAGTACCTGGGGCCCAAGGAGGTGCAGAAGATCTCGCTGGCCATGGCGTCGATCAACAACCTCAGCCATGAGGACATCGACGTGGTCGTCAACCAGTTCCGCGAGGAGTGCCAGGCGCGGGCCAGTCTCGGCGCCTCCGATGAATACCTGCGCAACGTGCTGGTCGAGGCGCTGGGCGCGGACAAGGCCTCCAACCTGCTCGACAAGATCATGCAGGGCAACGACCAGAGCGGCATCGAGAGCCTGAAGTGGATGGACCCGTCGTCGGCGGCCGACCTGATCCGGAACGAGCACCCGCAGATCGTCGCCACCATCCTGGTGCACCTCGACCCCGACCTGTCGAGCGCCATCCTGGGCTACTTCCCCGAGCGCCTGCGCAACGAGGTGCTGATCCGCACCGCGACGCTGGAAGGGGTGCAGCCGCAGGCCTTGCGCGAGCTGAACGACGTGTTGACGCAACTGTTGTCCGGCTCCGACCGCATCAAGAAGAGCGCCGCCGGCGGCATCGCGCTCACGGCGGAAATCCTCAACTTCATGGGCGGCAACGTCGAGGCTTCGGCGCTGGGCTACATCCGCGAGCACGACCCGGAACTGGCGCAGCGCATCCAGGACAAGATGTTCGTGTTCGAGAACATCCTCGACATCGACGACCGCTCCATCCAGACCATCCTGCGCGAGGTGCAGACCGATTCGCTGGTGGTGGCGCTCAAGGGCACCAGCCAGGAGCTCAAGGACAAGATCTTCCGCAACATGTCGCAGCGGGCGGCGGAAATGCTGCGCGACGACCTCGAGGCCAAGGGGCCGGTCAAGCTGTCCGAGGTGGAAGCGGAGCAGAAAGAGATTCTCAAGATCGTGCGCAAACTGGCCGACGACGGCCAGATCGTGCTAGGCAGCAAGGGTGGCGATGAAGGCCTCGTCGAGTAA
- the fliJ gene encoding flagellar export protein FliJ encodes MKPSKYALLVRLAEEKQEAAAERMRQAQARLTEALSRLEQLDAFRNEYRQRLQQSGERGMPVAQWQDFRRFISRLDEAMHSQQAEVDRCKQTFLLARQAWNNERKQLKAFETLIEREQARQAVLESKRQQKLSDEFATRRFWDKQHEE; translated from the coding sequence ATGAAACCGAGCAAGTACGCGCTGTTGGTCCGACTGGCCGAAGAAAAGCAGGAGGCCGCCGCCGAGCGCATGCGCCAGGCCCAGGCCCGGCTGACTGAGGCATTGTCACGGCTGGAGCAGCTCGATGCCTTCCGCAATGAATACCGGCAAAGACTGCAGCAGAGCGGGGAGCGCGGCATGCCGGTGGCGCAGTGGCAGGATTTCCGCCGCTTCATCTCCCGGCTGGACGAAGCCATGCACAGTCAGCAGGCCGAGGTGGACCGCTGCAAGCAGACCTTTTTGCTGGCGCGGCAGGCGTGGAACAACGAGCGCAAACAGCTGAAGGCCTTCGAGACGCTGATCGAGCGCGAGCAGGCGCGCCAGGCGGTGCTCGAAAGCAAGCGCCAGCAGAAATTGAGCGATGAATTTGCCACCCGGCGTTTTTGGGACAAGCAGCACGAGGAGTAG
- the fliI gene encoding flagellar protein export ATPase FliI, translating to MTHQLLERQRRFLDECRSVADRTPLWQTCGKLVRVTGMVMEAVGLKLPVGSACTVSLPDGHAVEAEVVGFAGDKVFLMPLTNVQGLLPGAEVRPLVAQHAPVFGQGAAPASLSGSAGRQVPVGFNLLGRVLDSLGRPLDEKGALQPEAYFPLYSQPLNPLERSPVRTVLDVGVRAINGLLTVGRGQRLGLFAGSGVGKSVLLGMMARFTKADIVVVGLIGERGREVKDFIENILGEEGRARSVIVAAPADTPPLMRLHGAAYATALAEYFRAQGLDVLLLMDSVTRYAMAQREIALAIGEPPVTKGYPPSVFARLPQLIERAGNGAAGGGAITAFYTVLSEGDDQQDPIADAARAILDGHFVLSRELAEAGHYPAIDIEQSISRVMVDVVEPRQMDLARRFKQLYSRYQRNRDLISVGAYVAGSDPMLDEAIRRQLPMVGFLTQPMHESHGYDSCLEQLASTLA from the coding sequence ATGACTCACCAGCTGCTTGAGCGCCAGCGGCGCTTTCTCGACGAGTGCCGCAGCGTGGCCGACCGGACGCCGCTGTGGCAGACTTGCGGCAAGCTGGTGCGGGTCACCGGCATGGTGATGGAGGCGGTCGGCCTCAAGCTGCCAGTGGGCAGCGCCTGCACCGTGTCCCTGCCGGATGGCCATGCCGTCGAGGCGGAGGTGGTCGGCTTTGCCGGCGACAAGGTGTTCCTGATGCCGCTGACCAACGTCCAGGGCCTGCTGCCGGGGGCCGAGGTGCGGCCGCTGGTGGCGCAGCACGCCCCGGTCTTCGGCCAGGGGGCCGCGCCGGCCAGCCTCTCGGGCTCGGCGGGGCGCCAAGTGCCGGTCGGCTTCAACCTGCTGGGCCGGGTGCTCGATTCGCTGGGGCGGCCGCTCGACGAAAAGGGCGCGCTGCAGCCCGAAGCCTATTTCCCCTTGTACAGCCAGCCGCTCAATCCGCTGGAACGCTCGCCGGTGCGCACCGTGCTCGACGTGGGCGTGCGCGCCATCAACGGCCTGTTGACCGTCGGCCGCGGGCAGCGCCTGGGCTTGTTCGCCGGCTCCGGCGTCGGCAAGAGCGTGCTGCTCGGCATGATGGCGCGTTTCACCAAGGCGGACATTGTGGTGGTCGGCCTGATCGGCGAGCGAGGGCGCGAGGTCAAGGACTTCATCGAGAACATTCTCGGCGAGGAAGGGCGCGCGCGCTCGGTGATCGTCGCCGCGCCGGCCGATACTCCTCCGTTGATGCGTCTGCACGGCGCGGCCTACGCCACGGCCCTGGCCGAATACTTCCGCGCGCAGGGGCTCGACGTGCTGCTGCTGATGGACTCGGTGACGCGCTATGCCATGGCTCAGCGCGAGATCGCGCTCGCCATCGGCGAACCGCCGGTGACCAAGGGCTATCCACCCTCGGTGTTCGCGCGCCTGCCACAGTTGATCGAGCGTGCCGGCAACGGGGCTGCCGGCGGCGGGGCGATCACCGCCTTCTACACCGTGTTGTCCGAGGGCGACGACCAGCAGGACCCGATCGCCGATGCCGCCCGCGCCATCCTGGACGGTCACTTCGTGCTGTCACGCGAGCTGGCCGAGGCCGGTCATTACCCGGCCATCGACATCGAACAGTCGATCAGCCGGGTCATGGTCGACGTGGTGGAGCCGCGCCAGATGGACTTGGCGCGCCGCTTCAAGCAACTCTACTCGCGCTACCAGCGCAACCGCGACCTGATCAGCGTCGGCGCCTACGTGGCCGGTTCCGACCCGATGCTGGACGAGGCGATCCGGCGCCAGCTGCCGATGGTCGGCTTCCTCACCCAGCCCATGCACGAGTCCCATGGCTACGACTCCTGTCTCGAGCAACTGGCCAGCACCCTGGCGTAG
- a CDS encoding VanZ family protein translates to MPYRALLPALLWWGLSLWLLLKPAGAPSAIPYFDKIGHFMLFGVQAALLGWGLHRVGVPRPRLTAWLGCVLWAGLSEGLQAWLTVDRAAEWLDALADVAGAGAAVLVLGRCIAPAGKAV, encoded by the coding sequence ATGCCTTACCGTGCGCTGCTGCCGGCCCTGCTGTGGTGGGGGCTGTCGCTGTGGCTGCTGCTGAAGCCGGCGGGGGCGCCGTCGGCGATTCCGTATTTCGACAAGATCGGTCATTTCATGCTGTTTGGCGTGCAGGCCGCGCTGCTGGGATGGGGCCTGCATCGTGTTGGCGTGCCTCGGCCGCGCCTGACGGCCTGGCTGGGCTGCGTGCTGTGGGCCGGTCTGTCGGAGGGGCTGCAGGCCTGGCTGACGGTGGATCGCGCGGCGGAGTGGCTGGACGCGCTGGCCGACGTTGCCGGGGCCGGTGCGGCCGTGCTGGTGCTGGGGCGCTGCATCGCGCCGGCCGGCAAGGCGGTGTAA
- the fliN gene encoding flagellar motor switch protein FliN, with protein sequence MSDEQQANMGEEEVSMDDWAAAMAEQESAEAQSPSEATVQPAHALFQEFGAPAASASVPQNLDMILDIPVQLTVELGRTRIAIRNLLQLAQGSVVELDGLAGEPMDVLVNGCLIAQGEVVVVNDKFGIRLTDIITPAERIRRLQK encoded by the coding sequence ATGAGTGACGAGCAACAAGCGAATATGGGCGAAGAAGAGGTGTCGATGGACGACTGGGCGGCCGCCATGGCCGAGCAGGAGTCGGCCGAGGCCCAGTCTCCGTCCGAAGCCACGGTGCAGCCGGCCCACGCGCTGTTCCAGGAATTCGGCGCCCCTGCGGCCAGCGCCAGCGTGCCGCAGAACCTCGACATGATCCTCGACATCCCGGTGCAGCTCACCGTGGAACTGGGGCGCACCCGTATCGCCATCCGCAACCTGCTGCAGCTGGCCCAGGGCTCGGTGGTCGAACTGGACGGCCTGGCCGGCGAGCCGATGGACGTGCTGGTGAACGGCTGCCTGATCGCCCAGGGTGAGGTGGTGGTGGTGAACGACAAGTTCGGCATCCGTCTGACCGACATCATCACCCCGGCCGAACGCATCCGCCGGCTGCAGAAATAA
- the fliQ gene encoding flagellar biosynthesis protein FliQ, giving the protein MSPELVINLVQNALYVLIIVAAPVLLVSLLVGLLISVLQAATQINEMTLTFIPKLLALFVTLVLAGPWMINTLVDYTVRLFQSIPNAIG; this is encoded by the coding sequence ATGAGTCCCGAACTCGTCATCAACCTCGTGCAGAACGCCTTGTACGTTCTGATCATCGTCGCGGCTCCGGTCCTGCTGGTGTCGCTCCTGGTCGGTCTCTTGATCAGCGTGCTGCAGGCCGCCACGCAGATCAACGAAATGACACTGACCTTCATCCCCAAGCTGCTGGCGCTGTTCGTCACGCTGGTGCTGGCCGGGCCATGGATGATCAACACGCTGGTCGACTACACCGTGCGGCTGTTCCAGAGCATTCCCAACGCGATCGGCTGA
- a CDS encoding YebC/PmpR family DNA-binding transcriptional regulator — protein sequence MAGHSKWANIKHKKERADAKRGKIFTRLIKEITVAARLGGGDPDANPRLRLAVDKALDANMPKDNIQRAIDRGAGTLEGVDYVEIRYEGYGIGGAAVMVDCMTDNKTRTVADVRHAFSKYGGNMGTDGCVAFQFKHCGYLVFAPGVDEDALMEAALEAGAEDVVTNDDGSIEVITAPYEFTAVKSALEAAGFKAEMGEVTMRALNETELTGEDAERMQKLLDALEDLDDVQEVYTSAVMDN from the coding sequence ATGGCTGGCCACAGCAAATGGGCGAACATCAAGCACAAGAAAGAACGCGCTGACGCCAAGCGCGGCAAGATCTTTACCCGACTGATCAAGGAAATTACCGTTGCCGCCCGTCTCGGCGGCGGCGACCCGGACGCCAACCCGCGCCTGCGCCTAGCGGTGGACAAGGCGCTCGACGCCAACATGCCGAAGGACAACATCCAGCGCGCCATCGACCGCGGCGCCGGCACGCTGGAAGGCGTGGACTACGTGGAAATCCGCTACGAGGGCTACGGCATCGGCGGTGCGGCGGTGATGGTCGACTGCATGACCGACAACAAGACCCGCACGGTGGCCGACGTGCGCCACGCCTTCAGCAAGTACGGCGGCAACATGGGCACTGACGGCTGCGTGGCGTTCCAGTTCAAGCACTGCGGCTACCTGGTGTTCGCGCCGGGCGTCGACGAAGACGCGCTGATGGAAGCGGCGCTGGAAGCCGGCGCCGAGGACGTGGTGACCAACGACGACGGCTCGATCGAGGTGATCACCGCGCCGTACGAGTTCACCGCGGTGAAGAGCGCGCTGGAAGCGGCCGGATTCAAGGCGGAAATGGGCGAAGTGACCATGCGCGCGCTCAATGAAACTGAACTCACCGGCGAAGACGCCGAGCGCATGCAGAAGCTGCTCGACGCGCTGGAAGACCTGGACGACGTGCAGGAGGTGTATACCTCCGCCGTGATGGACAACTGA
- the fliO gene encoding flagellar biosynthetic protein FliO, whose translation MRGLLLSLLALPAAAATAAPTPPGPLMSLLQVVVGLAIVLLAIVGVAWLFRRLSGGMLPGSHRLRVVSGLMVGQRERVVIVELEGEWLVLGVTAQAVNLLTRLPRPDDADDVATTPGDPFARWLKKALSASRTPSGPSAS comes from the coding sequence ATGCGGGGCCTGCTGCTGTCGTTGCTGGCCTTGCCGGCCGCCGCCGCCACCGCGGCACCGACGCCTCCCGGCCCGCTGATGAGCCTGTTGCAGGTTGTCGTCGGGCTGGCTATCGTGCTGCTCGCCATCGTCGGCGTGGCCTGGCTGTTCCGCCGCCTGAGCGGCGGCATGCTGCCCGGTTCGCACCGCCTGCGCGTGGTCAGCGGCCTGATGGTGGGGCAGCGTGAGCGGGTGGTCATCGTCGAGCTGGAAGGCGAGTGGCTGGTGCTGGGGGTGACCGCGCAGGCGGTCAACCTTCTCACGCGCCTGCCGCGTCCCGACGATGCCGATGACGTGGCCACGACCCCCGGCGATCCGTTCGCCCGCTGGCTCAAGAAAGCGCTGAGCGCCTCCCGCACTCCTTCCGGTCCTTCCGCTTCATGA
- the fliP gene encoding flagellar type III secretion system pore protein FliP (The bacterial flagellar biogenesis protein FliP forms a type III secretion system (T3SS)-type pore required for flagellar assembly.): MKRVLVFSGLLLAGLFPFVADAAGLPLMNSSPAAGGGQNYSLSLQMLLFMTALSFIPALLLMMTSFTRIIIVLSLLRQAMGTMQAPPNQVLIGLALFLTLFVMGPTFDQVYSKAWVPFSEDKIGFAQMMEEGGKPMREFMLKQTREKDLAFFIEVSQSPAPPTPAEVSMKTLIPAFVISELKTAFQIGFMVFIPFLIIDLVVASILMAMGMMMVSPVIISLPFKLMLFVLVDGWTLLMGSLVRSFYAG, encoded by the coding sequence ATGAAACGTGTCCTGGTTTTTTCGGGCCTGCTGCTTGCCGGCCTGTTTCCGTTTGTGGCCGATGCGGCCGGCCTGCCGCTGATGAACAGTTCGCCCGCTGCCGGCGGCGGGCAGAACTACTCGCTCAGCCTGCAGATGCTGCTGTTCATGACGGCGCTGTCGTTCATTCCGGCCCTGCTGCTGATGATGACCTCGTTCACCCGCATCATCATCGTGCTGTCGCTGCTGCGCCAGGCCATGGGTACCATGCAGGCGCCGCCCAACCAGGTGCTGATCGGCCTGGCGCTGTTTTTGACGCTGTTCGTGATGGGGCCGACCTTCGATCAGGTGTACAGCAAGGCCTGGGTGCCGTTCTCCGAGGACAAGATCGGCTTTGCCCAGATGATGGAGGAGGGCGGCAAGCCGATGCGCGAGTTCATGCTGAAGCAGACGCGCGAGAAGGACCTGGCGTTCTTCATCGAGGTGTCGCAATCGCCGGCGCCGCCTACCCCGGCCGAGGTGTCGATGAAGACGCTGATCCCGGCCTTCGTGATCAGCGAGCTGAAAACCGCGTTCCAGATCGGCTTCATGGTGTTCATCCCCTTCCTGATCATCGACCTGGTGGTGGCCAGCATCCTGATGGCGATGGGGATGATGATGGTGTCGCCGGTGATCATCTCGCTGCCGTTCAAGCTGATGCTGTTCGTGCTGGTCGACGGCTGGACCCTGCTGATGGGGTCGCTGGTGCGGAGTTTCTACGCCGGATGA
- a CDS encoding flagellar hook-length control protein FliK: MTISILSQAAVSPKGLAAQSSAAAGEDIAVGNTLFAGLLGQQLSQLTALSAAAPSAGTEGESAASGKKSAKKSVLPEELVPAGQIVALQPVQAAVTSELRLNTEPEVASVAPGDEVQEGLLAGLVSDKPLAAEAQKLPVDGAAFGQFLPVQAAASGATQPPAEAGQAKVLPLPISDSNWSKAMSEQMLSLVSVKADKAQIQINPPELGPIDVTLKLNQDQVQVTFSVATPQAREAVENSLPKLATMLAGSGLQLADAQVSSGQSGGDPRQSQRQAKASREPEDQAVEGSDTLSLINRSRNVLSIFA; this comes from the coding sequence ATGACGATTTCCATCCTTTCCCAAGCGGCGGTGAGCCCCAAGGGGCTGGCCGCGCAGAGCAGTGCGGCAGCCGGTGAGGACATTGCCGTCGGTAACACGCTGTTCGCCGGCCTGCTCGGCCAGCAACTGAGCCAACTGACTGCGCTGTCGGCGGCGGCCCCGAGCGCCGGGACGGAAGGGGAGAGCGCGGCCAGCGGCAAGAAATCGGCCAAGAAGAGCGTGCTGCCGGAGGAGTTGGTCCCGGCTGGGCAGATCGTGGCCTTGCAGCCGGTGCAGGCCGCCGTCACGTCCGAGCTGAGGCTGAATACGGAACCCGAGGTGGCCTCTGTCGCGCCGGGGGACGAGGTGCAGGAGGGGCTCCTGGCCGGGCTGGTGAGCGATAAGCCCCTTGCGGCAGAGGCGCAAAAATTGCCGGTGGACGGTGCTGCATTCGGACAATTCTTGCCGGTTCAGGCGGCGGCGAGCGGGGCGACCCAGCCGCCCGCCGAGGCCGGCCAGGCCAAGGTGCTGCCGTTGCCGATCAGCGACAGCAACTGGTCCAAGGCCATGAGCGAGCAGATGCTGTCGCTGGTCAGCGTCAAGGCCGACAAGGCCCAGATCCAGATCAATCCGCCCGAGCTCGGTCCGATCGACGTCACCCTGAAGCTCAATCAGGATCAGGTCCAGGTAACCTTCAGCGTTGCCACTCCGCAAGCGCGCGAAGCGGTGGAAAACAGCTTGCCCAAGCTCGCCACGATGCTGGCAGGAAGCGGCTTGCAACTGGCCGACGCCCAGGTGTCCAGCGGCCAGTCGGGGGGAGACCCGCGTCAGTCGCAGCGCCAGGCCAAGGCCTCGCGCGAGCCGGAGGACCAGGCCGTGGAGGGCAGCGATACCTTGTCGCTGATCAATCGGTCGCGGAATGTATTGAGCATTTTCGCCTGA
- the fliM gene encoding flagellar motor switch protein FliM, which translates to MADDILSQDEVDALLRGVTGEEAEDDTGQDSQGIRAYDIGRQERIVRGRMPTLEIINERFARNLRIGLFNFIRRNAEISVGPVRVQKYSEFIRNLVVPTNLNLVHVKPLRGTGLLIFDPDLVFLVVDNLFGSDGRYHVRVEGRDFTPTEQRIIRRLLEVVFTEYQKAWEPVYPIEFVYLRSEMNTQFANIATPTEVVVAMTFHIEMGAGGGEFHVCLPYSMVEPIRDVLSSTMQADRTEVDNRWVNLMSRQVQAAEVDLVATLAGTSVTLGQVLNLKKGDVVMLEVPEKIIADVSGIPVFECTYGTVQGRYALKVETILAGAHELAEPKAGGEQQ; encoded by the coding sequence ATGGCCGACGATATCCTCTCCCAGGATGAGGTAGATGCCCTTTTGCGAGGGGTCACGGGAGAAGAGGCCGAAGACGATACCGGCCAGGACTCCCAGGGAATCCGTGCCTACGACATCGGTCGTCAGGAGCGGATCGTGCGCGGGCGCATGCCGACGCTCGAGATCATCAACGAGCGTTTCGCCCGCAACCTGCGCATCGGCCTGTTCAATTTCATCCGGCGTAACGCGGAAATCTCCGTCGGGCCGGTGCGGGTGCAGAAATACAGCGAGTTCATCCGCAACCTGGTCGTGCCGACCAACCTCAATCTGGTTCACGTCAAGCCGCTGCGCGGCACCGGCCTGTTGATCTTCGACCCGGACCTGGTGTTCCTGGTGGTGGACAACCTGTTCGGCAGCGACGGCCGCTACCACGTGCGCGTCGAGGGGCGCGATTTCACCCCGACCGAGCAGCGCATCATCCGGCGCCTGCTGGAGGTGGTGTTCACCGAGTACCAGAAGGCCTGGGAGCCGGTCTACCCGATCGAGTTCGTCTATCTGCGCTCGGAGATGAACACGCAGTTCGCCAACATCGCAACGCCGACCGAGGTGGTGGTGGCGATGACCTTCCATATCGAGATGGGCGCCGGCGGCGGCGAGTTCCACGTCTGCCTGCCGTACTCGATGGTCGAACCGATCCGTGACGTGTTGTCGAGCACGATGCAGGCCGACCGTACCGAGGTGGACAACCGCTGGGTCAACCTGATGTCGCGTCAGGTGCAGGCGGCGGAGGTCGACCTGGTCGCCACTTTGGCCGGTACCAGCGTGACGCTGGGGCAGGTGCTCAATCTTAAGAAGGGCGATGTCGTGATGCTGGAAGTGCCGGAGAAGATCATTGCCGACGTGTCGGGGATTCCGGTATTCGAATGCACCTACGGCACGGTGCAGGGGCGCTATGCCCTGAAGGTGGAAACCATTCTGGCCGGGGCGCACGAATTGGCCGAGCCCAAGGCCGGAGGAGAGCAACAATGA